The following DNA comes from Camarhynchus parvulus chromosome 7, STF_HiC, whole genome shotgun sequence.
GTCAGAGACAGGTGCATGAGCTGAGGTGTTGCTGAGGGGTCCATGGGATGGGTGCAGATAGGCAAattcagggctggagcagggaggatcTGACCCAGCTCGTCCCATTGACCCTGCCATGCTTTGTGCATCACAGGTGATATCCCGACGCCTCTATGGACCTATCTGGAAGTCAACCTTCGGACATTATAGGAACATCAACATTGGGAGCCCagtggtgctggagcagctgctgcggCAGGAGGGCAAGTACCCCATGCGGAGCGACATGGCGCTGTGGAAGGAGCACCGGGACACTCGGCGCCTGCCCTACGGACCCTTCACCGAGTGAGTCCCGCCCTGGCTGCGCCCTCTGGGCCAGCAAACATCTCCTGCCCCGTCCCTAGGTGCAGGGCCCAGGTGCCAGTTGGCATTACTCCCACTCCTGTAAGCTGTCTGTCCCCACCAAGTAGAAGAGCACGGCCATGGCGGGTGGAATGACCCCTGGGATGGCTCCAGCCTGGGGTGGGGAGTGTgtgcacagggactggggaaCTGCTGCCAGCAATGCCCCCTGCCCATCCGTGTCCTCGGCGCTGAACCTTGTCCCCATCCAGGGAAGGGGAGCGCTGGTACCGCCTGCGCCAGGTCCTCAACAAGCGGCTGCTGAAGCCCTCGGAGGCGCTGCTGTACGCGGATGCCATCGGGGAGGTGGTGTCAGACCTGATGGTGCGCCTGCGGGAGGAGCGGAGCCGCAGCCCCTCGGGGGTGCTGGTGGGGGACGTGGCCAACCTGCTCTACCGCTTTGCCCTGGAAGGTAGGGGTGTCCTCTCCCtcacccctgccctgtcccaccaTTCCCATTCCTCCAGAGGTCTGGATGCTGTTTGTCCCCTACAGGCATCTCTTACATCCTCTTCGAGACCCGCATCGGGTGCCTCAAGCAGCAGGTCCCTGCTGAGACCCAGCACTTCATTGACTCCATCAACCTCATGTTCAAGAACTCCATCTTTGCCACTGTCCTGCCCCGATGGAGCCGCAAGGTGCTGCCCTTCTGGGACCGTTACCTGGACAGCTGGGACACCATCTTCGCCTTTGGTGAGCAGTGACGGTGGGGGTCCAGTGTGGTGGCACTGGACTCTCTAAGGACTCTCAACAGCAGGGCAGTCCCTGGCCAAATCTCTTTTTGGCAGCCGTCGCTCTGTCAGCTCTGGTTCCTactctctgtccctgcaggcaaGAAACTGATTGACCGAAagatggaggagctggaggggcaGGTGGAGCATGGCACGGAGGTGTCTGGCTACCTGAGCTACCTGCTGGCCAGTGGCAGACTCAGCCTGGATGAGGTCTATGGCAGCGTGGCCGAGTTGCTGCTGGCTGGTGTGGACACGGTGAGGGCCAGGCAGTTGCTGTCAGGGGATCCTTGCTGTGCTCCATGCTCAAGGGAACCCATGGAGCCATGCTCCATCCAGCCCTTGCGAGCTCTGGCCCAGTTGGGGCTGATGCTCCACAGGGGCAAACCCTCAGGGATTGGTCAGTACAGACCCtgtcctctgctccctgcctccctctcccctgtgcTTGCTGCCTCTCACCCCTGACTTTTCTGCATATCAGAGCAGGGGCTTTCTGGTGCCGTACTCATGCTGTGCTTGGCACAAGGCTGCTCAGGTACTGGCCCCAGTTAATCCCTTCACTCCCCCTGGTGCTCCACTCCCCAGACCTCCAACACGCTGTCCTGGGCTTTGTACCACCTCTCCCGGGACCCAGACATCCAGGAGACCCTGTACCAGGAGCTGAAAGCTGTTGTGCCTCCCGACCggtttcctgctgctgaggataTCCCCAAGTTGCCGATGCTTCGGGCCATTATCAAGGAGACTCTGAGGTAAATCCCAGCCTTGTCCCTGCCCTGAGGTCCTGGTCACCAGCCCCTTCTCCAGGGGGGATGCACCAACCAGGCAGGATGCAAGGCTGGATTTCAGTCCCTCTGGACTGCAAATATCCACCTCCCCCCCGGGGACCTGCTGAGCCTTGTCCTGCCTGTGTCTCATCTTGCCCTTTCTGGGATCTCCAGATGAGTTCTGCTCCCCCACTAAATCTCTCCATATCCCAGAGTCTACCCTGTGGTGCCCACCAACGCCAGGGTCTTCTACGAGAAGGACATTGTCATCGGAGACTACCTCTTCCCCAAGAATGTGAGTGGGGGCCGTGCTGTGGGGACCCCCTCTGCACTCAGTGGGGTCATTAAACCCCAATTCCTGCCTGCAGACCCTCTTTGTCCTGGCGCACTACGCGATGTCCCATGATGAGACCTACTTCCCTGAGCCCGAGCGGTTCCTGCCCCAGCGCTGGCTCCGGGGACACGGCTCCCCTCACCACCCCTTCAGCTCCATCCCCTTCGGCTACGGGGTCCGTGCCTGTGTCGGGCGCCGCATCGCTGAGCTGGAGATGCACCTGGCCCTTGCCAGGGTAAGTAGGGATCCCTTCACTTCGGGATCTTGCCATGAGCTGGGATGGGCGTCCCAGGGAGTCCCCGAGGCACTGCCAACCCCCCTTCTCCCCACAGATGATCCAGGCATTTGAGGTGCGGCCGGACCCCCGTGGCGTAGAAGTGACGTCTGTGTCCCGCATTGTCCTGGTGGCTGACAAGCCCATCAACCTGGAATTCATCGCTCGCCCGGGAGCCCCCTGACTGCACATCCACCCCCACCCTGGGTGCCAAGTGGAGATCCCCCTTACTGCCCCACAAGGAGGACAGGAAGGCAAACCCCTTCCCTGGCCAGCTTGGGCCAGGGGGCTCACAGCCCCACCGTGGGAAAGGTGGAGGGGATGAGAGATTGCCCCCAAATCACCCCTGGCCACAAGTAGCCCCTTGCCCAAAATCAGAAGGAGGCTTGGGGAACTGCTGTGCCTTTGACACACTGCAGGGGGGTTGTGTCCCCAGCATCCcatgcccagctgggctgtgtcagGAACCTGGAAGCTcctttggggctgggggaaagcAGGGAGGGGGCTTGCAGCCATTCGGTGTCTCCTTCGTCCTGTCCTTGTGTAGCTGCGCGTGGATCTGTGCCTGGAGCCAGGACATCTGGGTCCTCTCTGAACAGCTGACCTTGGCCTCAGAAACTTCTCTGTGCCTCACTTCTCCCCTTGCCCCCAGAGGAGGGTTGAATGCTggtggtgtttggggtttgcGCCTTTCCCAAGggacagagccagccctggTCCTGGGAAAGCACAGCAATGACACATTCCTCGTGATGGGAGGAGGCCTGTCACCACCCAGCACTGGTATTGCAtcccctggcagagccagccAGCTCAGGAGGAGTGTTTAGTTCCAGCCGTTATTGCACTGAGATGCTGATATGGGGTAACAGGAATGGCAGGGCTTGGTGCAGgcaaagcaggaggagaaagatcagctcagcatcccctaCCCCCAAGGCAGGACCATTGCAAGGCTCACAGCTGGTAGCTGCCACCGGCAGGGCATGCATTGCCATTTGCCCAGAGGCCTCGAGGGATGGGGCATGGGACATTTTTAACAGTGAACCCCTCATACTTTCCTTCTTCTTGGACTgagggaggcagcaggcagaaacCTTGCTGGTACCAAAGCTTCTGTCCCTCAGCGTATCCCCGAAGGGACCTGCACACCACCAAGATGATTAAGACTGcatgccctgtgtccccatccccttgGTTCTACCCACATGTGCCAAGGTACTACTCTGCCAGTGCCCAACTTGCTGGCAAACAGCCAGtactccttccccagcctggttCTCTCCAGAGGAGTCATGCTCAGCTTTACCCCAGAAAGGCAAGAGGCAGTTCTTGGATCAGGCTGTTTTGTTACAGCAAGGCTGAACAGactaacaaataaataaataccccctgcccaccccaaaACGTGCACAGGGTCTCCATGCAAgtgcccatcctgctgccagctctggcacaggctgtgcctctgccagAGAGCTCCAGCCCCGTGTGaccctaaaataaaaaagcctgtgtgtgcagctgagCCTACGCTACCAGGCACCGAGCACAGACAGCGGGACTGTGTTCACTAGGAGGGAGCCACAACAGAAATGCTCAGATCCATCAGCAGGATGGCAGAGGGTGGCCAGGTCCTCTGGCGCTGTATGGGtctctgcccagctgcaggcatGTTGCAGCCCCTCAGCATAGTGCCCACTGAACATCACTGTGTGCTCACTGGCAGGAGGCACCCCTGGGTCCCGTTTTCAGTGTCTCTGCCTCTCCAAGACCGGCAGGATCTAGCCCTGGACTCAAGACGAGCCTGAGGACTGGGGTGAACAGGCATGTCCTCCCCACAGAGAGCCTTTGGGCCCAAGCCTCCTTCTCACAGGTCACGCAGGAGATCCCCAAGTCAGACAAGACAGTGGCATTTTCCTGGTGTCTTCAGAGTGAGGATCGGTCGATGCCTATGGGACAAGAGAGCGTGTGAGACATAACCCCCAATCAGTGCTGGACTGGCCACCCTGTGACATggcccctccagccctcccagtgGACACTGGGGTCTTTCCTCCAGTCCTTGCTTGTATGCAAGCCCTGGGGTAGGAGGGAGAGAAGCTTGGCTGGCATGGGACATCTCAGTGgccccctgcagctcctgataCAGCCGCCCCTGTGGGCATCAGGGACAGGGTGAGCAAAGGCACTGTGATGGGAGGAAGGGGGCAAGGGGGATATCCTGTTTGTGGCTAACACACACCATTCCCAGTCCCcttctgtgcagagcagctgggcactgctgggggaaCTGGTAGGCACAGGCCTGTCCCAACCCGTTGCCCACCACCTCCCCAAAAAGCATAATTAcctttgggaagcagctgggaaCTGGagccagctccctcctcctcatTTCACCCCTAAAGAGGTGCCACAGGTGGTGCCAGGACCATGCCCATCCATAGCCAGTGAGGATTCACCAGGCAgtgggtgagcagagctggctgcaggtggCCAGGCAGTGTGGTTCCAGTGCCACCTGGGAGTGAGCCCTGTCTCTGGAACAGACAGTTCTGGGGCTGCTGCAAGTGGAGGGGTTggggggctctgccagctggggccCATGGGCTGGCCACATTTTATTTATGGCTGGTGGTGGGCAGCAGGTCTGGGGTGTGTGAGTGGGGGTCtgtctgctctgtgtcccttgGGAATGGCACTGGAGGTGCTCAGGTCTCAGGAGGTGAATGAGGCAAGATCAAAAATAGGCTTTTATCTTGGGGTGCAtcacaccccaaaaccctcatcTAGCCCTAGGCCCAGGGACCTGCAAAACCTGCATTCCACACGCTGCCTGAATGGGGTTCTGGCGGAGTGTCTCCATGGAAGGTGCCCCATCCTTCCTCACAGTCACCAGGGATCCCCTGTGATCCTTGTGTACCCCTGGGACAAGCAGCATCTgggtcctgctgtccccacctggGCACCCAGTACTGCcagaccccagccccagcctcctccaTCCCCCAGGACCACTTTGGatggggcagaggcagaggcaggtgacccagcagcagggaggggacaggcacACAGCAATGCGGGGTGGCGCCTACCTGAAGTGGAGAGAAATTGAGGGTGCAAGTGGAGAGAGATGGAGCACCGTGGGCTAAGAGTTAAGAGCATCAATACCTGCAGGAGTGAGCACAAGGGCCTGCAGGATGTCAGAGAGGGAGACAATGCCCCGCGGGTAGCGGTTCTCATCCACCAGAACCAGGCGATGGACCTGTGGGTGCAGGCAGAGCATcaggggcaggctgggcagttGGCAGCCATGGCTGGTACATGGCACCCTGGCCACTCACCTGCTCCTTGGCAATGCGGTCAATTATGTCCTCCATGGGTTCGTGGGGGTAGCAGGTGAGGACCCCCTCCAGGCAGACACTGCGCTGCCGCAGCGCCTCCCTCACACTGATGTCCAGGTTGTTGTAGGTCTTCTGGGCTGCCAGGTGCTGTGATAGATGTGTCCCCATTCAGTGCCCCAAGGTGTCATTGCACCCCATTGTGCCACCAGAGAGGGGACACCGAGCCCAGGAGATGCACAGAGCAAATGTGCACTGGCACGTGC
Coding sequences within:
- the LOC115905560 gene encoding sterol 26-hydroxylase, mitochondrial, whose protein sequence is MAGPSGGARWPLLPLLLRPRPPPPRSSPGPPRRTGGSAAAAAGPARLKGPEELPGPGLLRTFVWLFLRGYLLHTHRLQVISRRLYGPIWKSTFGHYRNINIGSPVVLEQLLRQEGKYPMRSDMALWKEHRDTRRLPYGPFTEEGERWYRLRQVLNKRLLKPSEALLYADAIGEVVSDLMVRLREERSRSPSGVLVGDVANLLYRFALEGISYILFETRIGCLKQQVPAETQHFIDSINLMFKNSIFATVLPRWSRKVLPFWDRYLDSWDTIFAFGKKLIDRKMEELEGQVEHGTEVSGYLSYLLASGRLSLDEVYGSVAELLLAGVDTTSNTLSWALYHLSRDPDIQETLYQELKAVVPPDRFPAAEDIPKLPMLRAIIKETLRVYPVVPTNARVFYEKDIVIGDYLFPKNTLFVLAHYAMSHDETYFPEPERFLPQRWLRGHGSPHHPFSSIPFGYGVRACVGRRIAELEMHLALARMIQAFEVRPDPRGVEVTSVSRIVLVADKPINLEFIARPGAP